In the Nerophis ophidion isolate RoL-2023_Sa linkage group LG19, RoL_Noph_v1.0, whole genome shotgun sequence genome, one interval contains:
- the cmklr2 gene encoding chemerin-like receptor 2 gives MADSGEDYGNYSYDYMEYGDMEELQVDHKQGEAMHIISVIIYVVSFVLGLIGNGIVIWVTGCKSKRTVNSVWLLNLALADFVFVLFLPFYIDYILRDFHWDFGVAMCKINSFVSVMNMYASVLFLTVLSIDRYVSLVHHNWSQRCRTVARAWMVSVGVWAIAAAMSCPALIFRDTMRLHNKVVCFNNFHAKNERSAAVSHILIVSIRTTVGFLLPFSAICVTSILLTMKVTQSQGSVRLSSFTKTVSAMILAFFLCWAPFHIFSLMELSIHSSLYLHNVLRMGFPLATSLGFFNSCINPLLYMLLGKKVRHILKRACLDITKSSLRELSQSVSATEIESLPGAPQDHNSAPEEPVASSTL, from the coding sequence ATGGCAGACTCCGGAGAGGACTACGGAAACTACAGCTATGACTACATGGAGTACGGTGACATGGAAGAACTTCAAGTAGACCACAAGCAAGGAGAGGCGATGCACATTATCTCAGTGATCATCTATGTTGTTTCGTTTGTGCTGGGCCTGATTGGAAACGGAATTGTCATTTGGGTGACGGGATGCAAGAGCAAAAGGACTGTTAACAGCGTTTGGCTGCTCAATTTGGCATTGGCCGACTTTGTCTTTGTGCTCTTCCTCCCCTTCTACATCGATTACATCCTGCGGGACTTCCACTGGGACTTTGGTGTGGCCATGTGCAAGATTAATTCCTTTGTGTCGGTGATGAACATGTACGCGAGTGTTCTGTTCCTTACAGTGCTCAGTATTGACAGATACGTGTCGCTGGTCCATCACAACTGGTCTCAGAGGTGTCGAACTGTAGCTAGAGCCTGGATGGTAAGTGTCGGCGTGTGGGCTATAGCTGCCGCCATGAGCTGCCCTGCGCTCATCTTTCGGGATACAATGCGCTTACATAACAAAGTGGTGTGCTTTAACAATTTCCACGCAAAGAATGAACGTTCAGCAGCTGTAAGTCACATTCTGATAGTCTCCATCCGAACCACAGTGGGCTTCCTTCTGCCATTCTCTGCTATATGTGTGACCAGCATCCTTCTGACCATGAAAGTCACTCAATCTCAAGGCTCCGTTCGTCTGTCTAGCTTCACTAAAACAGTCTCCGCCATGATCCTGGCCTTCTTTTTATGCTGGGCTCCTTTTCACATCTTTAGCTTGATGGAGCTATCTATACATTCCTCACTCTATCTACATAACGTACTTAGAATGGGATTCCCTCTGGCCACCAGCTTAGGCTTTTTCAACAGCTGCATTAACCCGCTGCTCTATATGCTGCTGGGAAAAAAGGTCCGTCACATTCTGAAACGTGCATGCCTGGACATAACTAAAAGCTCCCTGAGAGAACTCAGCCAGTCTGTCTCGGCCACTGAGATAGAGTCTCTGCCGGGGGCCCCTCAAGACCACAACAGTGCACCAGAGGAACCTGTAGCGTCATCAACTCTGTGA